The following coding sequences are from one Nicotiana tomentosiformis chromosome 3, ASM39032v3, whole genome shotgun sequence window:
- the LOC104112212 gene encoding F-box protein At5g49610-like: MWRKLPFDILANIFSYLSPDSLARAKSACKNWHTCAKNSASPQRHHPPWFVALPTRITGHFCYAHNPIDDSWHLLPLDFIPNPIRPIATIGGLILLREATTTTLQLAICNPFTKQFRQLPKLNVTRTNPAVGVIESNSVNFKVYVAGGMSEASSIGGGASYEPTLEVYDSVYNNWKTIGPMPMEFSVRLTVWTPNESVYCNGVLYWITSARAYTIMGYEIGKNKWRELSVPMADRLEFAALVPRNGKLSLVGGTCDAGACIWELCEGNNWRMIEKVPQELGARLLEGKGRWGSINTKCVYTAGAMCLYRDLESGMVVWRECAKKDKWEWHWIEGCGSIKGMKLQNFPIKGLLLHPYLASSSVLKQ, translated from the coding sequence ATGTGGAGAAAACTTCCTTTTGATATCTTGGCCAACATTTTCTCTTATCTTTCCCCTGATTCCTTAGCCAGGGCGAAATCAGCTTGCAAAAATTGGCATACATGTGCCAAGAATTCAGCTTCACCTCAGCGGCACCACCCGCCGTGGTTCGTAGCCTTGCCAACGCGCATCACGGGGCACTTTTGCTATGCTCACAATCCAATTGATGATTCTTGGCACCTATTGCCTCTTGACTTCATTCCCAACCCAATTCGCCCCATTGCTACAATTGGCGGCCTGATACTTCTAAGAGAGGCTACAACTACTACCCTTCAATTAGCCATATGCAACCCCTTCACTAAGCAATTCAGACAACTCCCTAAGCTAAATGTCACAAGGACTAATCCAGCAGTTGGGGTAATAGAATCAAATTCAGTCAACTTCAAGGTCTATGTGGCTGGAGGAATGTCAGAGGCTAGCAGCATTGGAGGAGGTGCCTCGTATGAGCCCACCTTAGAAGTATACGATTCTGTTTACAATAATTGGAAAACAATTGGACCAATGCCAATGGAATTTTCTGTAAGGCTAACAGTTTGGACACCAAACGAGAGCGTTTACTGTAACGGTGTCCTGTATTGGATCACGTCTGCTCGCGCTTATACCATAATGGGATACGAAATTGGGAAGAATAAATGGAGAGAGTTAAGTGTGCCAATGGCTGACAGGCTTGAATTTGCAGCATTAGTGCCAAGAAATGGGAAGTTGAGTCTTGTTGGCGGAACGTGTGATGCTGGAGCATGTATATGGGAACTTTGTGAAGGTAATAATTGGAGAATGATTGAGAAAGTGCCACAAGAACTTGGGGCAAGATTGTTAGAAGGTAAAGGAAGATGGGGTAGTATTAATACCAAATGTGTGTATACTGCTGGTGCTATGTGTTTGTATAGAGATCTTGAATCAGGAATGGTAGTATGGAGGGAATGTGCAAAAAAAGATAAGTGGGAATGGCATTGGATTGAAGGGTGTGGTTCAATAAAAGGGATGAAATTGCAGAACTTCCCAATTAAAGGACTGCTGCTACATCCCTATCTTGCATCTTCTAGTGTCCTGAAACAATGA